One genomic segment of Chitinibacter sp. FCG-7 includes these proteins:
- the ileS gene encoding isoleucine--tRNA ligase — translation MSDKPANKYPVNLLDTPFPMRGDLAKREPGFLKQWQDGQIYQKLRAKSKAQNRPKFILHDGPPYANGDIHIGHAMNKVLKDIILKSKSLAGFDAPYVPGWDCHGMPIEHQIEKLVKSDKDAIKANPVIHSRIVEYRKANGLDEKEIHLPSGFIRELCREYAAIQVERQKVDFIRLGVLGDWDNPYLTMNFKTEADIVRTLGKIHGNGYLVKGQKPVHWCVDCGSALAEAEVEYEDKVSAAIDVGFEVVDKAALSKAFGGVAVGDLSAKAVIWTTTPWTLPANQAVSVHPEFTYDLIATERGLLILVRELAEAALKRYDIDSNEVIAQAKGAALNGLMLKHPFLARQVPIICGEHVTAEAGTGLVHTAPAHGLEDYQVGLKYHLPVDNPVANDGRYISTTEHFAGETVWKANPKVVALLEERGALLANKKLEHSYPHCWRHKTPLIFRATTQWFIGMDKQVGAETLRDKANRAVDATEFFPAWGRARLEAMIKNSPDWCVSRQRTWGVPMTFFIHKESAELHPRSTELLEQVAQRIEKEGIEAWFKLDAAELLGDDAAHYEKLKDTIDVWFDSGSTHFAVVKQREDLNHGDDSRPAADLYLEGSDQHRGWFQSSLKTACATVGHAPYKQLLTHGFVVDGKGMKMSKSKGNVVAPQQVINQMGADMLRLWTASTDYSGEVSISDEILKRTADAYRRIRNTLRFLLANLSDFNASNALPVEQLTTLDRYALVQLAAFQERVTGFYDKYEFHLAVQEMTAYASEELGSFYLDIIKDRLYTMGADSQGRRSAQTSLWHITQALVRLLAPITSFTAHEVWEVLNGKDDSVFLDAWYAVPAVSDAAALSAQFALVREVRAQAQKDIEVLRAAGGLGSSLQAEIVITADGDKYSALAALGDELKFVMITSQATLQQGEFAIGVSSSSQQKCERCWHYHPTVSTVTGHETLCARCDDNLHGAGEVRSHA, via the coding sequence ATGAGCGACAAACCCGCAAATAAATACCCGGTTAATCTACTGGACACCCCGTTTCCAATGCGTGGCGATCTGGCCAAACGCGAGCCGGGCTTTTTAAAGCAATGGCAAGATGGCCAGATTTATCAGAAATTGCGCGCCAAATCGAAAGCGCAAAATCGGCCTAAATTCATCCTGCACGATGGCCCGCCGTACGCCAATGGCGACATCCATATTGGCCACGCGATGAATAAAGTCCTTAAGGACATCATCCTTAAATCCAAATCGCTCGCTGGTTTTGACGCACCCTACGTACCGGGCTGGGATTGCCACGGCATGCCGATTGAACACCAGATCGAAAAACTGGTGAAATCGGACAAAGACGCGATCAAAGCCAATCCGGTGATTCATTCACGCATTGTTGAATATCGCAAAGCCAACGGTCTGGATGAAAAAGAAATTCATCTGCCTAGTGGGTTTATCCGCGAGCTGTGCCGTGAATATGCGGCGATTCAGGTTGAACGCCAGAAAGTCGACTTTATCCGCCTCGGCGTTCTGGGTGACTGGGATAATCCATACCTGACGATGAATTTTAAAACCGAAGCCGACATCGTTCGCACTTTGGGCAAAATTCATGGCAACGGTTACCTAGTAAAAGGTCAGAAGCCGGTTCACTGGTGTGTAGACTGTGGCTCGGCGCTGGCCGAGGCTGAAGTTGAATACGAAGACAAAGTATCCGCAGCGATTGATGTTGGCTTTGAAGTCGTTGATAAGGCCGCATTGTCGAAGGCGTTTGGCGGCGTGGCCGTTGGCGACTTGAGCGCCAAAGCAGTGATCTGGACGACGACGCCATGGACGCTGCCAGCTAATCAGGCGGTATCCGTACACCCCGAATTCACCTACGACTTGATCGCCACCGAACGCGGCTTGCTGATCTTGGTGCGCGAACTGGCTGAAGCCGCACTCAAACGCTACGACATCGACAGCAATGAAGTGATCGCGCAGGCCAAAGGCGCAGCGCTTAATGGTCTGATGTTGAAACATCCATTTCTTGCCCGCCAAGTGCCGATCATTTGCGGCGAGCACGTGACTGCTGAAGCCGGTACTGGCCTCGTGCACACTGCACCAGCGCATGGTCTGGAAGACTATCAAGTTGGTCTGAAATATCACCTACCAGTTGATAACCCAGTGGCGAACGATGGTCGCTATATCTCGACCACCGAACATTTTGCCGGCGAAACAGTCTGGAAAGCCAATCCTAAAGTCGTGGCTTTGCTCGAAGAGCGTGGCGCGCTGCTGGCCAACAAAAAACTGGAACACAGCTATCCGCATTGCTGGCGCCATAAAACCCCGCTGATTTTCCGCGCGACAACGCAGTGGTTTATCGGCATGGACAAACAGGTTGGCGCTGAAACGCTGCGCGACAAAGCCAACCGCGCCGTTGATGCCACCGAGTTTTTCCCGGCCTGGGGTCGAGCGCGCCTGGAAGCAATGATCAAAAACAGCCCGGACTGGTGCGTATCACGCCAGCGTACCTGGGGCGTGCCGATGACGTTCTTTATCCATAAAGAAAGCGCCGAATTGCACCCACGCTCGACTGAGTTGCTCGAACAAGTCGCGCAACGTATCGAAAAAGAAGGTATTGAGGCGTGGTTCAAGCTTGATGCGGCTGAATTGCTTGGCGATGATGCAGCTCACTACGAAAAGCTCAAAGATACCATCGACGTCTGGTTTGATTCGGGTTCAACGCACTTTGCCGTGGTGAAGCAGCGCGAAGACCTCAATCATGGCGATGACAGCCGCCCTGCCGCTGATTTATATCTGGAAGGCTCAGATCAACACCGTGGCTGGTTCCAGTCATCGCTGAAAACCGCCTGCGCTACCGTCGGTCACGCGCCGTACAAACAATTGCTGACCCATGGTTTTGTCGTTGATGGCAAAGGCATGAAAATGTCGAAATCCAAAGGCAATGTGGTCGCACCGCAGCAAGTGATTAACCAAATGGGCGCAGATATGCTGCGCCTGTGGACTGCCAGTACCGATTACTCCGGTGAGGTATCGATCTCTGACGAAATCCTCAAGCGCACTGCAGACGCATACCGTCGTATTCGCAATACTTTGCGTTTCTTGCTGGCCAACTTGAGTGACTTCAACGCGAGCAATGCTTTGCCAGTTGAACAACTCACCACGCTGGATCGCTATGCGCTGGTGCAGCTGGCTGCGTTCCAAGAGCGTGTGACTGGTTTCTACGACAAGTATGAGTTCCACTTGGCCGTGCAGGAAATGACGGCCTATGCGTCGGAAGAGTTGGGCTCTTTCTATCTGGACATCATTAAAGATCGTCTCTACACCATGGGCGCCGATAGTCAGGGCCGTCGCTCAGCGCAGACTTCCTTGTGGCATATCACGCAGGCACTTGTGCGTCTGCTGGCACCGATCACCTCCTTCACCGCGCATGAGGTGTGGGAAGTGCTCAATGGTAAAGACGACAGCGTGTTCCTCGACGCCTGGTACGCTGTGCCAGCGGTCAGCGATGCGGCCGCATTGAGCGCCCAGTTTGCGCTGGTACGCGAAGTTCGTGCACAAGCGCAAAAAGACATCGAAGTGCTGCGCGCAGCGGGCGGGCTGGGTTCTAGCCTGCAAGCCGAAATTGTGATCACGGCCGATGGCGACAAATATTCGGCGCTGGCCGCATTGGGTGACGAGCTGAAGTTTGTGATGATTACTTCGCAAGCCACGCTACAACAAGGTGAGTTTGCCATAGGGGTATCTTCATCTAGCCAGCAAAAATGCGAGCGTTGCTGGCATTACCACCCTACCGTATCTACGGTAACGGGCCATGAAACGCTGTGCGCGCGCTGTGATGACAATCTGCATGGCGCTGGTGAGGTCCGCTCGCATGCCTAA
- the lspA gene encoding signal peptidase II, which yields MPKQFKGYLGLALIVLILDQITKHWIEAVFEMHQIKTIIPGFFNLTLAYNPGAAFSFLADAGGWQRHFFTGLALVVSVVIVFLLKKHEAERRYATSLALILGGAIGNAIDRMVFGHVIDFIQFHYQSWYYPSFNIADSAICIGAALMVIDSFKKDKQANHE from the coding sequence ATGCCTAAGCAATTTAAAGGCTATCTTGGCCTGGCTTTGATCGTGCTGATCCTTGATCAAATCACCAAACACTGGATTGAGGCGGTGTTTGAGATGCACCAGATCAAGACCATCATTCCGGGCTTTTTTAACCTGACTCTGGCGTATAACCCCGGTGCAGCGTTTTCGTTTCTGGCTGACGCAGGCGGCTGGCAGCGGCATTTCTTTACCGGATTGGCGCTGGTGGTGTCGGTGGTGATTGTGTTTTTACTGAAAAAACACGAGGCGGAACGCCGCTACGCCACGTCGTTGGCGCTGATTCTGGGCGGCGCCATTGGCAATGCCATCGACCGGATGGTGTTTGGCCATGTAATTGATTTTATCCAGTTCCATTATCAGAGCTGGTATTACCCATCATTTAATATCGCCGACTCGGCCATTTGTATCGGTGCTGCGCTGATGGTGATTGATAGCTTCAAAAAGGATAAACAGGCCAATCATGAATAA
- the ispH gene encoding 4-hydroxy-3-methylbut-2-enyl diphosphate reductase, with protein sequence MNKPMNIILAQPRGFCAGVDRAIAIVERALEKYGAPIYVRHEVVHNKFVIEDLKAKGAIFIEDLADVPSGNTLIFSAHGVSQAVRAEAAERGLHIFDATCPLVTKVHSEVKRLREQGYEIIMIGHKGHPEVEGTMGQAEGGMYLVEDEKDVLALQVRDEHKLSYVTQTTLSVDDAQVVINALRARFPEIVGPKKDDICYATQNRQDAVKQLAKEIDILVVVGSPNSSNSNRLREVGAGLGIDAYMVDNETELKQEWFASKGKVGITAGASAPDVLVRRVIAKIEEFGAESVESMSGVEENVIFALPKGLA encoded by the coding sequence ATGAATAAACCCATGAATATCATCCTCGCCCAGCCGCGTGGCTTTTGTGCCGGTGTGGATCGTGCGATTGCGATTGTTGAGCGCGCGCTCGAGAAGTATGGCGCGCCAATTTATGTTCGCCATGAAGTTGTGCACAACAAGTTTGTGATCGAAGATCTGAAAGCCAAAGGCGCGATCTTTATCGAGGATCTAGCCGATGTGCCCTCTGGCAATACGCTGATTTTCTCGGCGCATGGCGTCTCGCAAGCAGTGCGCGCAGAAGCCGCCGAGCGTGGCCTGCATATTTTCGATGCCACGTGTCCACTGGTGACCAAGGTGCACTCGGAAGTGAAGCGTCTGCGCGAGCAAGGCTATGAAATCATTATGATCGGCCACAAAGGGCATCCTGAAGTGGAAGGTACGATGGGGCAAGCTGAAGGCGGGATGTATCTGGTCGAGGACGAAAAAGACGTACTGGCGCTGCAAGTGCGCGATGAGCACAAGCTCTCTTACGTAACGCAAACCACGCTCTCCGTTGACGATGCCCAAGTCGTTATCAATGCCTTGCGCGCGCGCTTTCCCGAAATTGTCGGGCCGAAAAAAGATGATATTTGTTACGCCACACAGAACCGGCAGGATGCGGTAAAGCAGCTGGCTAAAGAAATTGATATTCTGGTGGTAGTCGGCTCGCCCAATAGCTCCAACTCCAACCGTTTGCGTGAAGTGGGAGCTGGTCTCGGCATTGACGCCTATATGGTCGACAATGAAACCGAACTCAAACAGGAGTGGTTTGCCAGCAAAGGCAAAGTGGGCATTACCGCCGGCGCATCAGCGCCAGATGTACTGGTTCGCCGCGTGATTGCCAAAATTGAAGAATTTGGCGCTGAATCGGTCGAGTCCATGTCCGGGGTCGAAGAAAACGTGATTTTTGCGCTGCCGAAAGGGCTGGCCTGA
- a CDS encoding sensor domain-containing diguanylate cyclase encodes MEKLTNPTDIARETLKQLAMRRIVPSPDHYESIYHEIAQTSEADRQHPGLKELIAALERATPQSPEAKRQLEQLKRVIKREEWAALYEQLIRCIQSQGTTSELSKSWGEVIRELILQWDLRNPAYPPSRKKEALDRVLANFGNNANELNQKMVGLINSWSETGVENTPVSSLENLSAEAITPSTTSPAGAESINWQDWRDSTVTALELGLAARLLHNPDLQQETLLIAREAKAVGNRAEMEKWLPRLRKFWLKLELQNDQEDRLADGLMKLLRLLTDNMAEIVIDDEWVRGQIAVVQTIMSQPLDMRVLYDAEAGLKEVMFKQSQVKHSLVEAQTALKNMLASFIDRLGLMSQSTDNYHTKITHYASKIEEANDLVSIRHVMEDLMQDTRSMQVDVMRSRDDLLEARKKADQAHSRVLELEKELTALSDKVREDQLTGALNRRGLEDAYQVELARAQRSQVPFAVSLLDIDNFKKLNDSLGHAAGDTALKHLVQVVKDLLRPTDTVARYGGEEFVILMPGTAIEEGLQVMQRVQRELTKRFFMHENEKVLITFSAGLTLAGLDEPRDAVITRADAAMYKAKKSGKNRVETA; translated from the coding sequence ATGGAAAAATTGACCAACCCCACCGATATTGCGCGTGAAACCCTTAAGCAATTGGCGATGCGGCGTATCGTGCCATCGCCCGATCATTACGAATCGATTTACCATGAAATTGCGCAAACCAGCGAAGCTGACCGTCAACACCCGGGGCTAAAAGAGCTGATCGCCGCCCTGGAGCGCGCCACTCCGCAGTCACCCGAAGCCAAGCGACAGCTGGAGCAACTCAAACGGGTCATCAAGCGTGAAGAATGGGCCGCTCTGTATGAGCAGCTGATCCGCTGCATTCAAAGTCAGGGCACCACATCCGAGCTGAGTAAAAGCTGGGGTGAAGTGATCCGCGAGCTGATTTTGCAGTGGGATTTGCGCAACCCGGCCTACCCGCCGAGCCGGAAAAAAGAAGCCCTAGACAGAGTGCTGGCTAATTTTGGCAATAACGCCAATGAGCTCAATCAGAAAATGGTTGGCTTGATCAACTCCTGGTCGGAAACCGGAGTAGAAAACACCCCAGTCAGCAGCCTAGAGAATTTGTCAGCAGAGGCGATTACGCCCAGTACGACCTCCCCAGCTGGTGCAGAATCGATCAATTGGCAGGATTGGCGTGATTCAACCGTTACGGCACTTGAGCTGGGCTTGGCGGCTCGTCTGCTGCACAATCCAGATTTGCAGCAGGAAACACTGCTTATCGCCAGAGAAGCCAAAGCCGTAGGTAATCGCGCCGAGATGGAAAAATGGCTGCCGCGCTTGCGCAAATTCTGGCTAAAACTCGAGCTGCAAAACGATCAGGAGGACCGGCTGGCCGATGGTCTAATGAAACTGCTGCGCCTGCTGACCGACAATATGGCCGAAATTGTCATTGACGATGAATGGGTGCGTGGCCAGATTGCCGTGGTCCAAACCATCATGTCACAACCGCTGGATATGCGGGTTTTATACGACGCCGAAGCAGGACTTAAGGAAGTGATGTTCAAGCAAAGCCAAGTGAAACATAGCTTGGTTGAGGCGCAGACCGCCTTGAAAAACATGCTGGCTTCATTTATCGACCGGCTGGGTTTGATGTCGCAAAGTACGGATAATTACCACACCAAAATCACGCATTACGCCAGCAAGATTGAAGAGGCCAACGATCTGGTCAGTATCCGGCATGTCATGGAAGATCTGATGCAGGATACGCGCAGCATGCAGGTTGATGTGATGCGCTCACGCGACGACTTGCTGGAGGCCAGAAAAAAAGCCGATCAGGCCCATTCGCGCGTGCTGGAGCTGGAAAAAGAGCTGACGGCGCTGAGCGATAAAGTGCGTGAAGACCAGTTAACCGGGGCTTTGAATCGCCGCGGACTGGAGGACGCTTATCAGGTCGAGCTAGCACGCGCGCAACGCAGCCAGGTGCCTTTCGCAGTCTCTCTGCTCGATATTGATAACTTCAAAAAACTGAATGATTCACTAGGGCACGCAGCCGGTGATACGGCTTTGAAGCATCTGGTGCAGGTGGTCAAGGATTTGCTGCGCCCCACCGATACGGTGGCGCGATACGGTGGCGAAGAATTTGTTATCCTGATGCCGGGTACGGCAATTGAAGAAGGCTTGCAGGTCATGCAGCGCGTACAGCGCGAGCTGACCAAGCGCTTCTTTATGCATGAAAATGAAAAGGTCTTGATTACTTTTAGCGCTGGCCTGACTCTGGCGGGGCTGGATGAGCCACGTGATGCGGTGATTACCCGTGCTGATGCGGCGATGTATAAGGCGAAAAAGAGCGGGAAAAACCGCGTAGAAACGGCGTAG
- the rfaE1 gene encoding D-glycero-beta-D-manno-heptose-7-phosphate kinase translates to MALKDRVRSARVLVVGDVMLDRYWFGDVERISPEAPVPVAKINKTDERAGGAANVARNIVSLGGQAKLLSVIGADEAGNSLERLLLAAGVETGFHRDPDISTTVKLRVLARQQQLLRIDFEDLPGYEILAAKLDEFKTSLLDTDVVILSDYGKGTLTHVQDMIQIARAAGKPVLVDPKGDEYQAYRGATLLTPNRSEFRQVAGAWKGDAELAEKAQALRQQLDLTALLVTRSEEGMTLFKEGEVVHKPTQAREVFDVSGAGDTVIATLGLMLAAGLDLPEAMDWSNKAAGIVVAKLGTAVASAEELF, encoded by the coding sequence ATGGCACTGAAAGACCGAGTTAGATCCGCGAGGGTGCTGGTGGTGGGCGATGTCATGCTGGATCGCTACTGGTTTGGCGATGTGGAGCGCATTTCGCCCGAGGCCCCGGTGCCCGTAGCCAAAATCAACAAAACCGATGAGCGTGCTGGCGGTGCGGCCAATGTGGCACGCAATATCGTCTCGCTGGGTGGGCAAGCCAAGCTACTATCCGTGATCGGGGCCGATGAAGCCGGAAATAGCCTGGAGCGACTATTATTGGCTGCAGGCGTTGAAACAGGTTTTCATCGTGATCCGGATATTTCAACCACGGTGAAATTGCGCGTCCTCGCCCGGCAGCAACAATTGTTGCGGATCGACTTTGAAGACTTGCCGGGGTACGAAATACTGGCAGCCAAACTGGACGAATTCAAAACATCGCTGCTTGATACCGACGTTGTGATTTTGTCCGATTACGGCAAAGGCACCCTGACTCATGTGCAAGATATGATCCAGATCGCCAGAGCGGCGGGCAAGCCAGTGCTGGTAGACCCCAAAGGGGATGAGTATCAGGCCTATCGTGGCGCGACCTTGCTCACTCCGAATCGCAGTGAATTTAGGCAAGTAGCAGGCGCGTGGAAAGGCGATGCCGAACTAGCCGAAAAAGCCCAGGCGCTACGCCAGCAGCTGGATTTGACTGCCTTGCTGGTGACGCGCAGTGAAGAAGGGATGACGCTATTTAAGGAAGGTGAAGTCGTTCACAAGCCCACGCAGGCCCGTGAAGTGTTTGATGTTTCAGGGGCTGGCGATACAGTGATCGCCACTTTGGGGCTAATGCTGGCGGCCGGACTTGATTTGCCCGAGGCGATGGATTGGTCAAACAAAGCGGCAGGCATTGTGGTTGCCAAGCTGGGTACTGCTGTGGCGAGCGCAGAGGAGCTGTTCTAG
- the pyrF gene encoding orotidine-5'-phosphate decarboxylase, whose amino-acid sequence MSLDPRVVVALDYPDAAAALAFAKTVTPQLCRLKVGKELFTASGPQLVEALVAQGFDVFLDLKFHDIPNTVAQACKMAAELGVWMVNVHASGGRKMMETTRETLEKLPQRPLLIAVTVLTSMGGDELAELGLNVTPAQQVERLARLTQSCGLDGVVCSAQESALLKAACGQNFKLITPGIRPADAAADDQTRIMTPAAAIAAGSDYLVIGRPITQSADPVATLQAINATLHG is encoded by the coding sequence ATGTCTTTAGATCCACGCGTTGTTGTTGCGCTTGACTATCCTGATGCGGCTGCAGCTTTGGCCTTTGCCAAAACGGTTACACCGCAATTGTGTCGCCTAAAAGTGGGCAAAGAGTTGTTCACTGCATCTGGCCCGCAACTGGTAGAAGCTTTGGTTGCGCAAGGTTTTGATGTTTTTCTGGATTTGAAATTTCACGACATTCCCAATACGGTTGCTCAGGCTTGCAAAATGGCCGCCGAGCTGGGTGTCTGGATGGTGAATGTTCACGCCTCAGGTGGTCGCAAAATGATGGAAACGACGCGTGAGACACTGGAAAAACTGCCGCAGCGGCCACTGCTGATTGCGGTCACTGTGCTGACCAGTATGGGCGGTGACGAGCTGGCCGAATTGGGCTTGAATGTGACGCCCGCGCAGCAGGTCGAGCGGCTGGCGCGCCTGACCCAGTCTTGCGGTCTGGATGGTGTCGTGTGCTCGGCACAAGAATCTGCACTATTGAAAGCAGCTTGTGGTCAGAATTTCAAACTGATCACGCCTGGAATTCGGCCTGCCGATGCCGCGGCTGACGATCAAACCCGCATTATGACGCCCGCAGCTGCAATTGCAGCAGGGTCGGACTATCTGGTGATTGGCCGCCCAATTACGCAAAGCGCCGATCCGGTAGCCACTTTACAAGCCATTAACGCCACTTTGCACGGCTAA
- the lapB gene encoding lipopolysaccharide assembly protein LapB: MIEIQFWWLIILPLFFGLGWLAARVDIKHVIAQSKSLPSAYFKGLNHLLSGETNKAIEVYVDIAKQHEETIELQFTLGHLFRRRGELERAIRMHQKLLARRDLTIPQKEQAQLDLAIDFIKSGLFDRAENLLHELSGTNAAKAARVELLAIYQQEHEWQKAIEIAEQLRDESHTYQHEIAQFKCELAAAALIRNQTEQAQNYLENALNVHRPCVRARLMLGEILFGKQDYQGAIDQLLLIETQDASYLSLVARNLMNAYEKLDQLEEGIALLIRFLQRYPELDVIDLIYEHLIASKGVEAAHLFVRERLRDSPSMPGLRKLLEAHLLVAPDDQKPEIELIGKLLHDNTREHSMYYCRECGFKTRQFFWHCPGCNGWETYAPIRGKRRNLNE, encoded by the coding sequence ATGATAGAAATTCAATTCTGGTGGCTGATTATTCTGCCGCTATTTTTTGGCCTAGGCTGGCTTGCTGCCCGGGTTGATATCAAGCATGTTATTGCCCAAAGCAAATCACTACCCAGTGCCTATTTCAAAGGACTGAATCACTTATTATCGGGCGAAACCAATAAGGCGATTGAAGTCTATGTTGATATTGCCAAACAGCATGAAGAAACAATCGAGCTGCAATTTACCCTGGGGCACCTCTTTCGGCGCCGGGGTGAGCTTGAGCGCGCTATTCGCATGCATCAGAAGCTTCTGGCTCGCCGAGATTTGACCATTCCGCAAAAAGAGCAGGCGCAACTTGATTTGGCGATTGATTTTATCAAGTCAGGCCTATTTGATCGGGCGGAAAATCTGCTGCACGAGCTATCAGGTACCAATGCCGCCAAAGCGGCCCGTGTTGAGCTGCTCGCGATCTACCAGCAGGAACATGAGTGGCAAAAAGCAATCGAGATTGCTGAGCAGCTGCGCGATGAAAGTCACACCTATCAGCATGAAATTGCGCAGTTCAAATGTGAGCTTGCCGCTGCCGCTCTGATTCGCAATCAAACCGAACAGGCACAGAACTATCTGGAAAACGCACTCAATGTGCACCGCCCCTGTGTCAGGGCTAGACTCATGCTGGGCGAAATCTTATTTGGCAAGCAAGACTATCAGGGCGCAATTGATCAATTGCTATTGATTGAGACGCAAGACGCCAGTTATTTGTCACTGGTTGCTCGCAACCTGATGAATGCTTACGAAAAACTCGACCAGCTAGAAGAGGGCATTGCGCTGCTGATCCGTTTTTTACAGCGCTACCCAGAGCTCGATGTGATTGATCTGATCTACGAGCATCTAATTGCTTCGAAGGGCGTTGAGGCGGCGCATCTGTTTGTTCGTGAGCGATTACGTGATTCACCATCCATGCCGGGTTTACGCAAGCTGCTTGAGGCGCATTTATTGGTTGCTCCGGATGATCAAAAGCCGGAAATCGAGCTGATCGGCAAGCTGCTGCACGATAATACGCGCGAGCACAGCATGTATTACTGCCGTGAATGCGGCTTTAAAACCCGGCAGTTTTTCTGGCACTGCCCCGGCTGCAATGGCTGGGAAACGTATGCGCCTATCCGCGGAAAACGTCGAAACCTAAACGAATAA
- a CDS encoding LapA family protein, with protein sequence MHYLGWALKFLIFAMLFGFAMHNAAPIDLNFFLGYSWNAPLAMILLIFFVVGATFGLLASLGQVFRLRRELVQLRKELKSRVNMHPVQADQTLEQPKDAI encoded by the coding sequence ATGCATTATTTAGGCTGGGCTCTTAAATTTCTAATTTTTGCCATGCTGTTTGGCTTTGCGATGCATAATGCAGCACCCATTGATTTGAACTTTTTCCTGGGGTATAGCTGGAATGCGCCACTGGCCATGATTTTGCTGATCTTTTTTGTGGTTGGCGCAACATTTGGCTTGCTTGCCAGCCTCGGGCAGGTGTTTCGTCTACGTCGTGAATTGGTTCAATTGCGCAAAGAATTAAAAAGCCGGGTCAATATGCACCCAGTCCAAGCAGATCAAACCCTTGAACAACCCAAAGACGCCATTTAA
- a CDS encoding integration host factor subunit beta, which translates to MTKSELIAKLAERYPQLVAKDAELAVKTMLDAMARSLAQGQRIEIRGFGSFDLNYRPPRVGRNPKSGTKVSVPEKFVPHFKAGKELRERVDSEA; encoded by the coding sequence ATGACCAAGTCAGAACTCATCGCAAAACTGGCCGAACGCTATCCACAGCTGGTAGCCAAAGATGCGGAGTTAGCCGTGAAGACGATGCTCGATGCAATGGCGCGTAGCCTTGCGCAGGGTCAACGTATCGAAATCCGCGGATTTGGCAGCTTCGACCTGAACTACCGCCCGCCACGCGTGGGGCGCAACCCTAAATCGGGCACCAAAGTATCGGTGCCGGAGAAATTTGTGCCGCACTTCAAAGCGGGTAAAGAACTGCGTGAACGCGTCGATTCAGAAGCGTAA